The following is a genomic window from Bordetella sp. H567.
CCGCGTTGACCTGGTCGATGGCGTAGCGCACCGCCGACCGGTACGCCTGCCCGGTCGAGGCCTGCGGGCCGGAAAGGGTCTCCACCAGGCCGATCTTGACGGGCGCGGCCGAAGCGGGCATGGCGGCGCAAGCACCCAGCGCGGAAGCGATGGCGATGGCCTGAATGTCGAGCTTGTGCATGGTTGTCTCCTTGTTTTTAAGTGGAAATGCGGTGGCGGCGGGGCGCCGCCCGGGCGATCAGAGATATTCCACGTTGCCGTCCACGCTGATCGCCTGCCCGGTGATGTTGCGCGCCGCCGGCGAACAAAGGAACAGCGCCAGCGCAGCGACGTCCTCGGCTGTGACCATGCGCCGCAGCGAGATCTTGCGCAGGTATTCCTCGCGCATGGCCTCCACCGGCACGCCGGCCGCCGCGGCGCGGGCACCGATCACGCCGTTCATGCGGTCGCCTTCCACCGTGCCGGGAAGAATCGCATTGACGCGCACGCCATGGGGGCCCAGCTCGATCGCCAGGGATTTCATCAGGCCGACGATCGCCCATTTGGTGGCGGCGTAAGGCGTGCGCAGGGCGTAGCCCAGCCGTCCCGCCACGGAGCTCATGGCGATCAGGCAGGGACTGCCGGAGGATTCCTTCAGCAGCGGAACCGCGCGCCGGGCGAAATAGAAATGGCTGTTCAGATTCACATCGATCGTGCGGTCCCAGTCGCCGTGCTGCAACTGCTCCACGGGGCCGGTCGGCCCCGAGATGCCTACGTTGTTGACCAGGACGTCCAGGCCGCCCAGCGTGTTGGCCACGTCGTCGAAGACGGTGTCCACGTCGCGGGCGACGGAGGCGTCCGCCGTACTGGTCGTGATGTCGGGCGCGTCGGCCGTCAGCCGCCCCAGGGCGGTGCGATCGATGTCGCAGACATGGACCCGGGCGCGCGCCTCCCGGAAAGCCAGCGCCACGGCCGCCCCGATGCCGGATCCGCCGGCGGTAACGAGAACGCGCAGGCCTGGCGGCGGGCGCAGCGAGTCGATGATACCCATGGGCACGTGCTTGTCTCCCGGATTCCTGGATACGGATAGTGTCGGGGAAGCACGGGACGACGTGTATGTGCGTAGTGCACATCTGGATGGTCCTGTTGATATCATGTTCGCACTCCCCGGGGCGGCATCGTCGCGCGGGCGCGGTGGGTTCGGCGGCCCCGGCGCCCTGGCCCCGGCCGGTCGCCGGTGCCATCCGGGTAGTCCATGGAACGTAAAAGACACATAGGCATCCGTCCGGATTCCGCGGCAGGCCCGGACATGGGGGCGATCGCGGCCGACCTGGTCGGGTTGCTGCACGCCAACGCGCCTGCGGACGACTTCGCCGCCCGTCTGGCTGCCCTGGAGGCCCTGCCGGATGCCTTCCCACGCAAGAGCGGCCTGATCGAGCTTGCGCGGATGGCGATGGGCCTGCGCCACCGCCTGGAACAGCACGAACAGCGCGAACGCGGCATGCTGGCGGTCATCGAATCGGCCCAGGACCTGGCCAGCCGTCTCGATCTGTCCGAGCTGCTCAAGGCGATCGTGATACGGGCCAGGGATCTCCTGCGCGCCCACCTGTGCTGGTTGACCATCTACGACGCCGACATCGGCGAATTCAAGGTAGTGGTGGCCGACGGCGCCATTGCCCAACGCACGGGCAGGATGACGGCACAGCGCGCGCTCGGGGTGGCGGGTGTGGTCATGTCCACGCGCTTGCCTTTTGCCACCCCGGATTACCTGCATGACAACCGTTTCATCCACGATCCGGAGCTGGACGATATTTTTCGCGACGAAGGGGTGGCGGCGCTCGTGGGTGCGCCCTTGATCTGGGAGGACAGCGTCATCGGCCTGCT
Proteins encoded in this region:
- a CDS encoding SDR family oxidoreductase; this translates as MGIIDSLRPPPGLRVLVTAGGSGIGAAVALAFREARARVHVCDIDRTALGRLTADAPDITTSTADASVARDVDTVFDDVANTLGGLDVLVNNVGISGPTGPVEQLQHGDWDRTIDVNLNSHFYFARRAVPLLKESSGSPCLIAMSSVAGRLGYALRTPYAATKWAIVGLMKSLAIELGPHGVRVNAILPGTVEGDRMNGVIGARAAAAGVPVEAMREEYLRKISLRRMVTAEDVAALALFLCSPAARNITGQAISVDGNVEYL